One Nocardia sp. BMG111209 DNA segment encodes these proteins:
- a CDS encoding glucose 1-dehydrogenase translates to MGFTRQQQNVPGTQSVMEPPPDCGELSYRGSGKLTGKTAVITGADSGIGRAVAIAFAREGADVVISYLDEHEDAQQTADWVSAAGRDAVLVDGDISRPEHCRRIIDATVDTFGKVDILVSNAAYQMTHDTVEEISDEEFDYTFRTNVGAYFALVKAALPHMAPGSSIIGSSSVNSDMPSPTLAPYAASKAAIANLSASLAQLLGPKGIRVNSVAPGPIWTPLIPSTMPPEKVESFGDDTPLGRAGQPAELAPVYVLLAGDDSSYISGARVPVTGGRPIL, encoded by the coding sequence ATGGGTTTCACCCGCCAACAGCAGAATGTCCCCGGTACGCAATCGGTGATGGAACCGCCGCCGGATTGCGGTGAGCTGAGCTACCGTGGATCGGGAAAACTCACCGGGAAGACCGCGGTGATCACCGGCGCCGACAGCGGCATCGGCCGCGCGGTGGCCATTGCCTTCGCCCGCGAAGGCGCCGACGTGGTCATCTCCTACCTCGACGAGCACGAGGACGCGCAGCAGACCGCGGACTGGGTGTCCGCAGCCGGCCGCGACGCCGTCCTGGTCGACGGCGACATCTCCCGACCCGAGCACTGCCGACGGATCATCGACGCCACCGTCGACACCTTCGGGAAGGTCGACATCCTCGTCAGCAACGCCGCCTACCAGATGACCCACGACACGGTGGAGGAGATCAGCGACGAGGAATTCGACTACACCTTCCGCACCAACGTCGGCGCCTATTTCGCCCTGGTCAAAGCCGCACTGCCGCACATGGCCCCCGGGTCGTCGATCATCGGAAGCTCCTCGGTGAACTCCGATATGCCCTCGCCGACACTGGCCCCCTACGCCGCGAGCAAGGCCGCTATCGCGAACCTGTCGGCCAGCCTGGCCCAGTTGCTGGGCCCCAAGGGGATTCGCGTCAACAGTGTGGCACCCGGACCGATCTGGACACCGCTGATCCCGTCGACGATGCCACCGGAGAAAGTCGAGTCCTTCGGCGACGACACCCCGCTGGGCCGCGCCGGGCAACCCGCCGAACTCGCCCCGGTATACGTCCTGCTCGCCGGCGACGACAGCAGCTACATCTCCGGTGCCCGCGTCCCGGTCACCGGCGGCCGGCCCATCCTGTGA
- a CDS encoding transcriptional regulator: MVRGREWSGFEAAALQEAMRRSVRDFAALLGVEGTTVVNWRTGLGSVRPRSQTQAILDTTLDQRATADDRARFEEILIEGEAAWRERHQTSRRRDTTKPVQTSDDPSRTPTVQSLGTAVPTTVEVSRPATQAGAYPMEISEMNRREVLRLLSIATTTLITPVIIDWDRVQFTAASGRLDMGVLDQYATLNRMLWKHYGEAETKAAVFGTVREHLSILVDGLRGSHSAKLRSRQLELIADVLQLTGEILLDSNHLAEAAHCYALSGTFAADAQAYDLWACALTRHAYIGIFDNRFDDALPLAEEAVEVARRGDISLPTRYWAESVRAQVQAGCGEADECQRAFDAARGVAGLGETPSLGWLRFSGDRIDEEEASCLIQLGQPEPAERILMPLLERPLSARRRASVLVDLAAAGALRGDPVQTVWYGGVSVDIARRTRSGYVGRRLDQLRGRLTGLADDRHVAHLEREITRLATSPAY, translated from the coding sequence ATGGTCAGAGGGCGGGAGTGGAGCGGATTCGAGGCGGCGGCGCTGCAAGAGGCCATGCGCCGATCTGTTCGTGACTTTGCAGCGCTTCTCGGTGTCGAGGGCACCACGGTAGTTAACTGGCGAACCGGCCTCGGCTCGGTCAGACCGCGTTCCCAGACACAAGCGATTCTCGATACCACCTTGGACCAGCGGGCCACTGCCGATGATCGTGCCCGGTTCGAGGAAATTTTGATCGAGGGCGAAGCTGCCTGGCGTGAGCGACACCAGACGAGCCGCCGAAGGGACACAACAAAACCCGTCCAGACCAGCGATGATCCGTCTCGTACCCCAACCGTCCAGTCTCTTGGTACGGCCGTGCCGACTACTGTGGAGGTGAGCCGCCCTGCCACCCAGGCCGGGGCCTACCCCATGGAGATTTCGGAGATGAACCGGCGCGAGGTGTTGCGACTGCTGAGCATCGCCACAACCACGCTCATCACGCCGGTGATCATCGACTGGGATCGAGTTCAGTTCACCGCGGCCTCGGGTCGGCTCGACATGGGCGTGCTCGATCAGTACGCCACCCTCAACCGGATGCTGTGGAAGCACTACGGCGAAGCCGAAACCAAGGCAGCGGTCTTCGGCACCGTCCGGGAGCACCTGAGCATCCTGGTCGACGGGTTACGGGGTTCCCACAGTGCGAAGCTCCGGAGTCGTCAGCTTGAGCTGATCGCCGATGTCCTCCAGTTGACCGGCGAAATTTTGCTCGACAGCAACCACCTGGCCGAAGCAGCTCACTGCTACGCGCTGTCCGGAACATTCGCTGCCGACGCTCAGGCCTATGACCTCTGGGCCTGTGCGCTGACGCGGCACGCCTACATCGGCATCTTCGACAACCGCTTTGACGACGCCTTGCCGCTCGCCGAGGAAGCCGTCGAGGTGGCCCGTCGAGGCGATATTTCCCTTCCAACGCGCTACTGGGCCGAAAGTGTTCGGGCACAGGTACAAGCTGGATGCGGTGAAGCCGACGAGTGCCAGCGAGCATTCGACGCGGCGCGTGGGGTAGCCGGACTCGGTGAAACGCCTTCACTCGGCTGGTTGCGCTTCTCCGGCGACCGTATTGATGAGGAAGAGGCCAGCTGCCTGATTCAGCTTGGCCAACCGGAGCCGGCCGAGCGCATCCTGATGCCTCTGCTCGAACGACCTCTGTCCGCACGCCGTCGGGCCAGTGTGCTCGTTGATCTCGCCGCAGCTGGCGCCCTCAGGGGCGATCCAGTGCAAACAGTCTGGTACGGCGGCGTCAGCGTCGACATCGCTCGTCGCACCCGTTCCGGCTACGTTGGGCGACGGCTCGACCAGTTGCGGGGACGTCTGACCGGACTGGCAGATGATCGACATGTGGCTCATCTGGAACGCGAAATCACTAGGCTTGCAACGTCACCCGCATACTGA
- a CDS encoding SEC-C metal-binding domain-containing protein, with protein MTTRPATLAAELEADLDRYPDQRGEILLEAAVQWWHAADHDRAIDLLRQGIDLGGEDGGNARVTLAEILFDLDRDADANAQLDALRQDRIDSAAPYHMAAELLEERGDLQQALTWFNIATSRLSDDEMAERDTELGFLCYANHVLAGRRRVRRALEIPSDDLDDSVASLAEAADEFTRTATPPMPPREMRVLFWPRPEIPSAHETWPQLVETIDADATIAEREKANRDLADSGVPRITMVPLTVAKLLDYTTRTGSDPTDSDTRLACINEIIAEGHAISWPPPRNTPCWCGSTTKYKKCCGRPTT; from the coding sequence GTGACCACTCGACCGGCGACGCTGGCTGCCGAACTGGAAGCCGATCTTGACCGCTACCCCGACCAGCGCGGTGAAATCCTGCTCGAAGCCGCCGTGCAATGGTGGCACGCCGCAGACCACGACCGCGCCATCGACCTGCTGCGCCAAGGGATCGATCTGGGTGGTGAGGACGGCGGCAACGCCCGGGTCACGCTGGCGGAAATCCTGTTCGACCTCGACCGCGATGCCGACGCGAACGCCCAGCTGGACGCGCTGCGACAAGACCGGATCGACTCCGCTGCCCCGTATCACATGGCCGCCGAACTGCTGGAAGAACGCGGTGACCTACAGCAGGCGCTGACGTGGTTCAACATAGCCACCTCGCGGCTGTCAGACGACGAGATGGCCGAACGCGACACCGAACTAGGCTTTCTCTGCTACGCCAATCACGTCCTGGCCGGCCGCCGCCGCGTCCGCCGAGCGCTGGAAATACCCTCCGACGACCTCGATGACTCGGTCGCTTCCCTGGCCGAGGCCGCCGACGAATTCACCCGCACGGCAACCCCACCCATGCCACCGCGTGAAATGCGGGTGCTGTTCTGGCCCCGCCCGGAAATTCCCAGCGCGCACGAAACCTGGCCGCAGCTGGTCGAAACTATTGACGCCGACGCCACCATCGCCGAACGGGAGAAAGCCAACCGCGATCTGGCCGACTCCGGCGTCCCCCGTATCACCATGGTGCCCCTCACCGTCGCCAAGCTCCTCGACTACACCACCCGCACCGGCAGCGACCCCACCGACTCCGACACCCGTCTGGCCTGCATCAACGAGATCATCGCCGAAGGCCATGCCATCAGCTGGCCACCACCACGAAACACGCCATGCTGGTGCGGATCCACCACCAAATACAAGAAATGCTGCGGCCGACCCACCACATGA
- a CDS encoding alpha/beta fold hydrolase, translating into MRYDLRGCGASRDRTTSAFRHADDLAAMLDGLGIERAAVAGVSMGGRIALDFALDHPGRADPLILISPNLADWDWSPDWQRRWQQLTAAADAGPLDRARDLWWHHPLFATARRDPAVAARLKAHIADDNCRAWLEADR; encoded by the coding sequence GTGCGGTACGACCTGCGCGGCTGCGGCGCATCCAGGGATCGGACCACCAGCGCGTTTCGTCATGCCGACGATCTGGCCGCAATGCTCGATGGGCTCGGGATCGAGCGAGCCGCTGTCGCTGGGGTCTCGATGGGCGGGCGGATCGCGCTCGATTTCGCTCTCGACCATCCAGGCCGGGCCGACCCGTTGATCCTGATCAGCCCGAACCTGGCCGACTGGGACTGGTCACCGGACTGGCAGCGCCGCTGGCAGCAGCTCACCGCGGCGGCAGACGCCGGACCGCTCGACCGGGCCCGCGACCTGTGGTGGCATCACCCGCTGTTCGCTACGGCCCGGCGCGACCCCGCCGTGGCGGCGCGTCTGAAGGCCCACATCGCAGATGACAACTGCCGGGCCTGGCTCGAAGCGGATCGGTGA
- a CDS encoding PAS and ANTAR domain-containing protein has protein sequence MPGRAAEIIAAGRPQAVGSFSFWFDEQRWEWSDEVARMHGYQPDAVEPTTELLLAHKHPDDRAQVAETIARSLDTGEPFSSRHRFLDTTGVVHHVIVVADRILDDTGTLVGTAGYYIDVTDTLAEQRRETLTDTLPEVVEARAVIEQVKGILMYVYRIDSDRAFDVLRWRSQETNMKLRDLAGHLLAELHTLPSGTAASRSQFDHLLLTAHLHHDGQATTGHM, from the coding sequence ATTCCGGGCCGGGCCGCAGAGATCATCGCGGCGGGCCGCCCGCAGGCGGTGGGCAGTTTCAGCTTCTGGTTCGACGAGCAACGCTGGGAATGGTCCGACGAGGTCGCCCGCATGCACGGCTACCAGCCCGATGCCGTGGAACCGACCACGGAGTTGCTGCTGGCGCACAAGCATCCCGACGACCGGGCCCAGGTCGCCGAGACCATCGCCCGGTCCCTGGACACCGGCGAACCGTTCTCCTCCCGGCACCGGTTCCTCGACACCACCGGCGTCGTGCATCACGTGATCGTGGTGGCGGACCGGATCCTCGACGACACCGGCACGCTGGTGGGGACCGCAGGCTACTACATCGACGTCACCGACACCCTCGCCGAGCAGCGGCGTGAGACCCTGACCGACACGCTGCCGGAGGTGGTCGAGGCCCGCGCGGTGATCGAGCAGGTCAAGGGAATCCTGATGTACGTGTACCGCATCGACTCCGACCGTGCCTTCGACGTCCTGCGCTGGCGATCGCAGGAGACGAACATGAAACTGCGGGACCTGGCCGGCCACCTCCTCGCCGAACTCCACACCCTGCCCTCGGGCACCGCGGCCAGCCGCAGCCAGTTCGACCACCTGCTGCTCACCGCCCATCTCCACCACGACGGCCAGGCGACCACCGGCCACATGTAG